A section of the Saliniramus fredricksonii genome encodes:
- a CDS encoding electron transfer flavoprotein subunit beta/FixA family protein — MKILVPVKRVVDYNVKIRVKPDGSGVELANVKMSMNPFDEIAVEEAIRLKEKGVAEEIVVVSIGPQQAQETIRTGLAMGADRGILVKTDATVEPLAVAKILKELIGREEPGLVIMGKQAIDDDSNQTGQMLAALLGWAQGTFASKIEIADGKVDVTREIDGGLQTVTLDMPAIITTDLRLNEPRYASLPNIMKAKKKPLDETAPEDLGVDVAQRLKVLSTAEPPKREAGVKVGSTAELVEKLKNEAGVI; from the coding sequence ATGAAGATCCTCGTACCTGTCAAACGGGTCGTCGATTACAACGTCAAGATCCGCGTCAAGCCTGACGGATCGGGCGTGGAGCTTGCCAATGTGAAGATGTCGATGAACCCCTTCGACGAAATTGCCGTCGAGGAGGCCATTCGCCTCAAGGAAAAGGGCGTCGCCGAGGAGATCGTCGTGGTCTCGATCGGGCCGCAGCAGGCCCAGGAGACGATCCGCACCGGGCTCGCCATGGGCGCCGATCGCGGCATCCTGGTGAAGACCGATGCGACCGTCGAGCCGCTCGCCGTCGCCAAGATCCTGAAGGAATTGATCGGCAGGGAAGAGCCGGGCCTCGTGATCATGGGCAAGCAGGCGATCGACGACGATTCGAACCAGACCGGCCAGATGCTCGCCGCCCTGCTCGGCTGGGCCCAGGGCACCTTTGCCTCGAAGATCGAGATCGCCGACGGCAAGGTCGATGTGACGCGCGAAATCGATGGCGGCCTCCAGACCGTGACGCTCGACATGCCGGCCATCATCACCACGGATCTGCGCCTCAACGAGCCGCGCTATGCCTCGCTGCCCAATATCATGAAGGCCAAGAAGAAGCCCCTCGACGAGACCGCGCCGGAGGATCTCGGCGTCGATGTGGCCCAGCGCCTCAAGGTGCTCTCGACCGCCGAGCCGCCCAAGCGCGAAGCCGGTGTGAAGGTCGGCTCCACCGCCGAACTCGTCGAGAAGCTGAAGAACGAAGCGGGAGTGATCTGA
- a CDS encoding acyloxyacyl hydrolase, whose amino-acid sequence MLTGMDSDDTGRMIGRGFSPGGIATHRGISNDSSSRFPLLVAATTIAVHVASAAGLPAMAAEHRADPVSRHAGAMPASMAKAPEKPVALRTSFISETRLGLLAQDPWSPEAQTGALHGEVLFARPVRPSDPLMRYFTPQPHIGASFNLGSRTSFVFAGLSWNIDLSPRVFVEASFGGALHDGHRGGVLRDNQAALGCAPLFRESASLGYRFSERLSFMATVEHYGNAGLCSQNRGLTNIGARFGYSF is encoded by the coding sequence ATGCTGACCGGAATGGATTCCGACGACACCGGCAGAATGATCGGGCGCGGATTCAGCCCGGGCGGCATTGCCACGCATCGCGGGATCAGCAATGACTCCAGCTCGCGCTTCCCTTTGCTGGTGGCCGCGACCACCATCGCCGTTCACGTCGCAAGCGCAGCGGGCCTGCCCGCCATGGCGGCTGAGCACCGCGCCGATCCGGTTTCCCGACACGCGGGCGCTATGCCCGCGAGCATGGCGAAAGCGCCCGAGAAGCCTGTCGCGCTGCGCACCTCCTTCATCTCCGAAACCCGGCTCGGGCTGCTCGCGCAGGATCCGTGGAGCCCCGAGGCCCAGACCGGCGCATTGCATGGCGAGGTGCTGTTCGCCCGCCCCGTCCGACCGAGCGATCCGCTGATGCGCTATTTCACGCCGCAGCCACATATCGGCGCATCGTTCAATCTGGGTTCACGCACCAGTTTCGTCTTTGCCGGGTTGAGCTGGAACATCGATCTGTCGCCGCGCGTCTTCGTCGAGGCGAGCTTCGGCGGCGCCCTGCATGACGGTCATCGCGGCGGCGTCCTGCGTGACAACCAGGCCGCTCTGGGTTGCGCCCCGCTGTTTCGCGAAAGCGCCTCGCTCGGCTATCGCTTCAGCGAGCGGCTCTCCTTCATGGCCACGGTGGAGCATTACGGCAATGCCGGGCTCTGCTCGCAGAATCGCGGCCTGACCAATATCGGCGCGCGTTTCGGCTACAGCTTCTGA
- a CDS encoding electron transfer flavoprotein subunit alpha/FixB family protein: MAILLLAEHDNSALKDATHKSVTAATQIGGPVHILVAGAGCKAAAEEAAKIEGVEKVLVADAPAYEHSLAEPLAALITGLAEGYDVLMAPATTTGKNVMPRVAALLDVMQVSDISKVISADTFERPIYAGNAIQTVQSTDTKKVITVRTSSFQATGEGGSATVEDATPSDDPGLSQFKSQEIAQSDRPELASAKIIISGGRSLASAENFEKYIEPIADKLGAAMGASRAAVDAGFAPNDWQVGQTGKVVAPDLYIAVGISGAIQHLAGMKDSRVIVAINKDEEAPIFQVADYGLVGDLFQLLPELQDELGKAGR; the protein is encoded by the coding sequence ATGGCCATCCTTCTCCTCGCGGAACACGACAATTCCGCCCTCAAGGACGCGACCCACAAATCCGTCACCGCAGCCACCCAGATCGGCGGCCCGGTTCATATTCTCGTCGCCGGCGCCGGATGCAAGGCCGCTGCCGAGGAAGCCGCGAAGATCGAAGGCGTCGAGAAGGTGCTCGTCGCCGATGCGCCGGCCTATGAGCACAGTCTGGCCGAGCCGCTCGCGGCCCTGATCACGGGTCTCGCCGAGGGCTATGACGTGCTGATGGCCCCGGCCACCACGACGGGCAAGAACGTGATGCCGCGCGTTGCGGCGCTGCTCGACGTGATGCAGGTCTCCGACATCTCCAAGGTGATCTCGGCCGATACGTTCGAGCGTCCGATCTATGCCGGCAACGCCATCCAGACCGTGCAATCGACCGACACCAAGAAGGTGATCACGGTGCGCACCTCCTCCTTCCAGGCGACCGGCGAGGGCGGCTCCGCCACCGTCGAGGATGCGACACCCTCGGATGATCCCGGCCTCTCGCAGTTCAAGAGCCAGGAAATCGCTCAGTCCGATCGTCCCGAACTCGCCTCGGCCAAGATCATCATCTCCGGCGGTCGCTCGCTCGCCTCTGCCGAAAATTTCGAGAAGTACATCGAACCGATCGCAGACAAGCTTGGTGCCGCCATGGGCGCCTCGCGCGCCGCCGTCGATGCGGGCTTTGCACCCAATGACTGGCAGGTCGGCCAGACCGGCAAGGTCGTGGCGCCGGATCTGTACATCGCTGTCGGCATTTCAGGCGCCATTCAGCATCTGGCCGGCATGAAGGATTCGCGCGTCATCGTCGCCATCAACAAGGACGAGGAAGCGCCGATCTTCCAGGTTGCCGATTACGGCCTGGTGGGCGATCTGTTCCAACTGCTGCCGGAATTGCAGGACGAACTCGGCAAGGCCGGGCGCTGA
- a CDS encoding ArgE/DapE family deacylase, whose product MSRNAPSANPLPVDPDLQEKIARAVADGFAEQVAFTRELVRKPSLRGEEHTAQDLMFRAMRERGLVMDRFHMDHEAIAAHPGGSAIAPEHSDAPIVVGTHHPRDERGHSLILQGHVDVVPPGPADMWASSPFDPQIRDGWMYGRGAADMKAGVAANLFCLDALRRIGMQPAATLHVESVVEEESTGNGALMTHLRGYRADAALIPEPEDEMLVRANVGVVWFTVEVRGVAVHVREMGAGANAIDAAYRVIGALRGLEQDWNAQKADHPHLCDEAHPINFNIGKIEGGDWASSVPSWCRVHGRISLYPGMDKHMAMRAIEECVLKYSREDAFLANNPPRVVFNGFTAQGFVLEEGSAAEAVLGQAHRGATGKALQSFVTLGYLDARVHALYDAIPALCYGPIGRNIHGVDECVDLASVQRITTAMALFVAQWCGLERA is encoded by the coding sequence ATGAGCCGGAATGCCCCGTCAGCCAACCCTTTACCGGTCGATCCCGACCTTCAGGAGAAGATCGCGCGCGCCGTCGCCGACGGATTCGCCGAGCAGGTCGCCTTCACCCGGGAACTCGTGCGCAAGCCGTCTCTGCGCGGCGAGGAGCACACGGCGCAGGATCTGATGTTTCGCGCAATGCGTGAGCGCGGGCTCGTCATGGACCGTTTCCACATGGACCACGAGGCCATTGCCGCCCATCCCGGCGGCTCGGCCATCGCGCCGGAGCATTCGGACGCGCCCATCGTGGTGGGCACGCACCACCCGCGCGACGAGCGGGGGCACTCGCTGATCCTGCAGGGCCATGTCGATGTGGTGCCGCCGGGTCCTGCCGACATGTGGGCATCGTCGCCATTTGATCCTCAGATCCGCGATGGCTGGATGTACGGACGCGGCGCCGCCGACATGAAGGCGGGCGTCGCGGCCAATCTGTTCTGCCTCGATGCCCTGCGCCGGATCGGCATGCAGCCCGCCGCGACTTTGCATGTCGAATCGGTAGTCGAGGAAGAATCGACCGGAAACGGCGCGCTGATGACGCATCTGCGCGGCTATCGCGCCGATGCGGCCCTGATCCCCGAGCCCGAAGACGAGATGCTCGTGCGCGCCAATGTCGGCGTCGTCTGGTTCACCGTGGAAGTGCGTGGCGTGGCCGTACATGTGCGCGAGATGGGAGCGGGCGCCAATGCCATTGACGCCGCCTATCGCGTGATCGGGGCCCTGCGCGGGCTGGAACAGGACTGGAACGCGCAGAAGGCCGATCACCCGCATCTGTGCGATGAGGCCCATCCGATCAATTTCAACATCGGCAAGATCGAGGGCGGCGACTGGGCCTCCTCGGTCCCCTCCTGGTGCCGCGTCCACGGGCGGATCTCGCTCTATCCGGGCATGGACAAGCACATGGCGATGCGCGCCATCGAGGAATGCGTTCTCAAATACTCGCGTGAAGACGCCTTTCTCGCCAACAACCCGCCGCGCGTCGTCTTCAACGGTTTCACAGCGCAGGGTTTCGTGCTGGAAGAAGGCTCGGCGGCGGAGGCGGTGCTGGGGCAGGCGCATCGGGGCGCGACCGGCAAGGCGCTGCAGAGTTTCGTTACTCTCGGCTACCTCGATGCGCGGGTGCATGCGCTTTATGACGCGATTCCCGCGCTCTGCTACGGCCCGATCGGTCGCAACATCCACGGCGTCGACGAATGTGTCGACCTCGCCTCGGTGCAACGCATCACCACCGCGATGGCCCTGTTCGTGGCGCAATGGTGCGGCCTGGAGCGCGCCTGA
- a CDS encoding 3-hydroxybutyryl-CoA dehydrogenase: MEIKTVGIIGAGQMGSGIAHVCALAGMNVMLNDLDEERISAGLATINGNMQRQVSKRIIEEGERQAGLERVKPAPSYEDLASCDLIIEAATENEEIKRRIFQSLCPALGPDTILASNTSSISITRLAAATDRPERFIGIHFMNPVPLMQLVELIRGIATEDPTFEAAKGFIARLGKTATVAEDFPAFIVNRILLPMINEAIYTLYEGVGSVESIDTAMRLGANHPMGPLQLADFIGLDTCLSVMQVLHDGLADTKYRPCPLLVKYVEAGWLGRKAKRGFYDYRGETPVPTR, encoded by the coding sequence ATGGAGATCAAGACTGTCGGCATTATCGGCGCGGGTCAGATGGGCAGCGGCATCGCCCATGTCTGCGCGCTCGCAGGCATGAATGTGATGCTCAACGATCTGGACGAGGAGCGCATTTCTGCGGGCCTCGCCACGATCAACGGCAACATGCAGCGCCAGGTCTCCAAGAGGATCATCGAGGAGGGCGAGCGTCAGGCCGGACTGGAGCGGGTCAAGCCTGCGCCGTCCTATGAGGATCTGGCGTCCTGCGATCTGATCATCGAAGCCGCCACCGAAAACGAGGAAATCAAGCGCAGGATCTTCCAGTCGCTGTGCCCAGCGCTGGGGCCCGACACGATTCTGGCGAGCAACACTTCCTCGATCTCGATCACCCGCCTCGCCGCGGCCACGGATCGGCCCGAGCGCTTCATCGGCATCCATTTCATGAATCCGGTGCCCTTGATGCAGCTCGTCGAGCTGATCCGCGGCATCGCCACGGAGGATCCGACCTTCGAGGCCGCCAAGGGCTTCATCGCGCGACTGGGCAAGACGGCGACGGTGGCGGAGGATTTTCCCGCCTTCATCGTCAACCGCATCCTGTTGCCGATGATCAACGAGGCAATCTATACGCTCTACGAGGGTGTCGGTTCGGTCGAATCGATCGACACCGCCATGCGGCTCGGTGCCAACCATCCGATGGGGCCCTTGCAGCTCGCCGATTTCATCGGACTCGATACCTGCCTTTCGGTGATGCAGGTGCTGCATGACGGGCTGGCCGATACGAAGTACCGCCCCTGCCCGCTGCTGGTGAAATATGTCGAGGCTGGCTGGCTCGGGCGCAAGGCCAAGC
- a CDS encoding cob(I)yrinic acid a,c-diamide adenosyltransferase, with product MVVLNKIYTRTGDGGDTALATGSRRPKYDLRVEAYGTVDETNACIGMARLHTGESDTDVDAMLGRIQNDLFDLGADLATPETGEKLEYEPLRIVPAQVERLEKEIDTLNGSLQPLRSFVLPGGAPAAAALHLARTVCRRAERCVVELAHRQDETVSDASIQYLNRLSDFLFVASRYVNNGGAGDVLWVPGKNR from the coding sequence GTGGTCGTTCTCAACAAGATCTATACCCGCACCGGAGATGGCGGAGATACCGCGCTGGCCACGGGGTCACGGCGCCCGAAATACGATCTGCGGGTCGAGGCCTATGGCACGGTGGACGAAACCAATGCCTGTATCGGCATGGCGCGCCTGCATACCGGTGAGAGCGACACTGATGTCGATGCGATGCTCGGCCGCATCCAGAACGACCTGTTCGATCTCGGCGCCGATCTCGCCACGCCGGAGACCGGCGAAAAGCTCGAATACGAACCGCTGCGGATCGTACCGGCGCAGGTCGAGCGCCTGGAAAAGGAGATCGATACGCTCAACGGCTCACTGCAGCCGCTGCGCTCCTTCGTGCTTCCCGGCGGGGCTCCCGCCGCTGCCGCCCTGCATCTCGCGCGTACCGTCTGCCGCCGCGCCGAGCGCTGCGTCGTCGAACTCGCCCATCGCCAGGACGAGACCGTCTCGGATGCGTCGATCCAGTATCTCAACCGGCTCTCGGATTTCCTCTTCGTTGCGTCGCGCTATGTCAATAATGGTGGCGCGGGTGACGTGCTGTGGGTGCCGGGCAAGAATCGTTGA